In Achromobacter xylosoxidans A8, a single window of DNA contains:
- a CDS encoding agmatine/peptidylarginine deiminase produces MPTRRQLIQHTATLMGIHAAASLSLGLLASGARAASAPQWHMPDEGAPQARAFIAFGAQDAIWEDFTADVQAALGRIARAIAAHQPVTVFCRSRERSLAERHCGTDNVSFVETRLDDIWMRDIGANFVLDGRGSATGVDFNFNGWGNKQRHAADAKIAAETTEVTDTEYLQSELIGEGGGIEVDGHGTGIMTESSWINSNRNPGWSKAEVEEELKRCLGLRKIIWLPGIKGKDITDAHVDFYARFARPGVVVANLDMDPESYDYALTRKHLEILRRATDADGKPLEIHTMSPPLNPRRSKFLRDNPDFAAGYINYFVINGAVIAPEFGDAEADAKARELLTRLYPGRKVVQLDIDAIASGGGGIHCVTNQLPAA; encoded by the coding sequence GTGCCCACCCGCCGCCAACTCATCCAACACACCGCCACGCTCATGGGCATCCACGCCGCCGCCTCGCTGAGTTTGGGTCTGCTCGCATCCGGCGCGCGGGCCGCGTCCGCGCCACAGTGGCACATGCCCGACGAAGGCGCCCCCCAGGCCCGCGCCTTCATCGCCTTCGGCGCCCAGGACGCCATCTGGGAAGACTTCACCGCCGACGTCCAGGCCGCGCTCGGCCGCATCGCCCGCGCCATCGCCGCGCACCAGCCCGTCACTGTGTTCTGCCGCAGCCGCGAACGCAGCCTGGCCGAACGCCATTGCGGCACGGACAACGTGAGTTTTGTCGAAACCCGCCTGGACGACATCTGGATGCGCGACATCGGCGCCAACTTCGTGTTGGATGGGCGGGGTTCGGCCACCGGCGTGGACTTCAACTTCAACGGCTGGGGCAACAAGCAGCGCCACGCCGCCGACGCCAAGATCGCCGCCGAAACCACCGAGGTCACTGACACCGAGTACCTGCAAAGCGAACTGATTGGCGAAGGCGGCGGCATCGAAGTCGATGGCCACGGCACCGGCATCATGACCGAAAGCAGCTGGATCAATTCCAACCGCAACCCTGGCTGGAGCAAGGCGGAAGTCGAAGAGGAACTGAAGCGCTGCCTGGGCCTGCGCAAGATCATCTGGCTGCCCGGCATCAAGGGTAAAGACATCACCGACGCCCATGTCGATTTCTACGCTCGTTTCGCCCGACCCGGCGTCGTCGTCGCCAACCTCGACATGGATCCCGAGTCCTACGACTACGCGCTGACCCGCAAGCATCTGGAGATTCTGCGGCGCGCGACGGACGCCGACGGCAAGCCGCTGGAAATCCACACCATGAGCCCGCCGCTCAATCCGAGGCGCAGCAAGTTCCTGCGCGACAACCCAGACTTCGCGGCGGGCTACATCAACTACTTCGTCATCAACGGTGCCGTCATCGCGCCGGAATTCGGCGATGCGGAAGCGGACGCGAAGGCGCGCGAGCTGCTGACGCGTTTGTATCCGGGCCGCAAGGTGGTGCAGCTGGACATCGACGCCATTGCGTCAGGCGGCGGCGGGATTCATTGCGTGACGAATCAGTTGCCAGCAGCGTAG
- a CDS encoding FecR family protein: protein MTRSLPLSAVEEAASAWFMRRRERASDAGAEQAFQAWLRASAEHQREYERLEQVWEDMAALPRPDSAPTRTHAQSTGQAQIPPRTRPQSQPRPWSSPARRPAFLRWGGALAAMLLIAAAAYQYVPISYETVANASTQTRSLDLSDGTHLHANVGTRVSVRYTLAERHIRVEGGEVYIDAAPDRRPLIVAAGDAELRDIGTEFNVLLLPDVLQVGVRSGEVRLNAKGANAPAAQTLQAGDTVLLSRADARLLRRQQVPASEIGAWQGGVAVMHDTTLQQLAGYLALYRDTPLRFADERARGLRLSGTLDLRQPDAVLDMLPGLLPVTVSRRPDGAAVISSR, encoded by the coding sequence ATGACCCGATCCCTACCTTTGTCCGCTGTCGAAGAGGCCGCGAGCGCATGGTTCATGCGCCGTCGGGAACGCGCGTCCGATGCAGGCGCCGAACAGGCCTTCCAGGCGTGGCTGCGAGCTTCGGCCGAGCACCAGCGGGAGTACGAACGGCTGGAGCAGGTGTGGGAGGACATGGCGGCGCTGCCGCGCCCGGACTCCGCGCCGACGCGTACGCACGCCCAGTCGACTGGCCAAGCTCAGATCCCGCCGCGCACCCGGCCGCAATCCCAGCCCCGCCCGTGGTCCTCGCCCGCCCGCCGCCCCGCCTTCCTGCGCTGGGGCGGCGCACTGGCCGCGATGCTGCTGATCGCGGCCGCCGCCTACCAATACGTGCCCATCAGCTACGAGACCGTGGCCAACGCGTCCACCCAGACCCGCAGCCTGGACCTCTCTGACGGCACCCACCTGCACGCCAACGTGGGCACACGCGTGAGCGTGCGCTACACCCTGGCCGAACGGCATATCCGCGTCGAGGGCGGCGAGGTCTACATCGATGCCGCGCCCGACCGCCGGCCGCTGATCGTGGCTGCGGGCGACGCGGAGCTGCGCGACATCGGCACCGAGTTCAACGTGCTGCTGCTGCCCGACGTGCTGCAGGTCGGCGTACGCAGCGGCGAAGTCAGGCTGAACGCGAAGGGCGCCAACGCCCCCGCCGCGCAGACGCTTCAGGCCGGCGACACGGTACTGCTGTCGCGCGCCGACGCGCGCCTGTTGCGCCGCCAGCAGGTGCCCGCCAGCGAGATCGGCGCCTGGCAGGGCGGCGTGGCGGTGATGCACGACACCACCTTGCAGCAGCTGGCCGGCTATCTGGCCCTGTACCGCGACACGCCGCTGCGCTTTGCCGACGAGCGCGCCCGGGGGTTGCGCCTGTCCGGCACGCTGGATCTGCGCCAGCCCGACGCGGTGCTGGACATGCTGCCCGGCCTGCTGCCGGTGACGGTAAGCCGGCGGCCGGACGGCGCCGCCGTGATCAGCAGCCGCTGA
- a CDS encoding YkvA family protein, with protein sequence MNLSDRLKAWAKRIKRDGLTLWFAGKHARTPWYAKALGLFVVAYALSPIDLIPDFIPVLGYVDDVLLLPGLIWLAIKLLPPDVLQECRVQADAWMQSQGKKPRSVAGAVMIVALWLGISIVAWFWLAPYFR encoded by the coding sequence ATGAACCTCAGCGACCGCCTGAAAGCCTGGGCCAAGCGCATCAAACGCGACGGCCTGACGCTATGGTTTGCCGGCAAGCACGCCCGCACGCCCTGGTACGCCAAGGCGCTGGGCCTGTTCGTGGTGGCCTATGCGCTCAGTCCCATCGACCTGATTCCCGACTTCATCCCCGTGCTGGGCTACGTCGACGACGTGCTGCTGTTGCCTGGCCTGATCTGGCTGGCCATCAAGCTGCTGCCGCCCGACGTGCTGCAGGAATGCAGGGTTCAGGCGGACGCCTGGATGCAGTCGCAGGGCAAGAAGCCGCGTAGTGTGGCGGGCGCGGTGATGATCGTGGCGCTATGGCTGGGGATAAGTATTGTGGCGTGGTTCTGGCTTGCGCCGTATTTCCGGTAA
- a CDS encoding isochorismatase family cysteine hydrolase: MNTQPSAITPARTALLVMHYQTDIMELFPSVAPALLNNTRQLCDAARRAGVSVYFAKIHFSPGYPEVSPLNKNGQGIKQLGRFVHDRVSPELGRREDEPIITAHRASVFFGTDLQVRLSAQGIDTLIMAGIASTGVMLSSIAHASDADYRLLTVKDCCYDPDPVVHEHLFATAFESRTTVLSLDDALSLLA; encoded by the coding sequence ATGAACACACAGCCCTCGGCTATCACCCCGGCGCGTACCGCCTTGCTGGTCATGCACTACCAGACCGACATCATGGAACTGTTCCCGTCGGTCGCCCCCGCCTTGCTCAACAACACGCGGCAACTGTGCGACGCCGCGCGGCGCGCCGGCGTCAGCGTCTACTTCGCCAAGATCCATTTCAGCCCCGGGTATCCTGAAGTCAGCCCCTTGAACAAGAACGGCCAGGGCATCAAGCAGCTGGGCCGCTTCGTCCACGACCGCGTCTCGCCCGAACTCGGCCGCCGCGAAGACGAGCCCATCATCACCGCCCACCGCGCCAGCGTGTTCTTCGGCACCGACCTGCAAGTACGGCTTTCCGCGCAAGGCATAGACACGCTGATCATGGCCGGCATCGCGTCCACCGGCGTAATGCTGTCATCGATTGCGCATGCCAGCGACGCGGACTACCGCCTGCTGACGGTCAAGGACTGCTGCTACGACCCGGACCCCGTCGTGCACGAGCATCTCTTCGCCACGGCGTTTGAATCGCGCACCACCGTGCTGTCGCTGGACGATGCCTTGTCCTTGCTGGCATAG
- a CDS encoding TonB-dependent siderophore receptor, whose amino-acid sequence MAQCHFHRRLSAGRYALLCALSMTAALTVQALAPSAAHAQSAAAQTFDLPAGSLADALVALGRQAQLQVLFSPDTVAGLSAPAVSGAMTPQIALNRLLARSGLVAVPSGSGFVVRRPADASSTDAITLAPVTVTGRDLTVTEGTGSYTAPAVTIGKNAQSLREIPQSVSVVTRQLLDDQNLTNLDDAMRTVTGITVEASSIGGNHGNFYSRGYALDTIQVDGVNTPASTGSDLSAGFGLAIYDHIEVLRGPSGLYQGAGDPGGTVNLVRKRAQKEFAFSGQVMTGSWDRYYTEADITGPLDSDGRLRGRLVASYDDRKSFVDGVYTEKPLFYGTLSFDLTPDTVLTAGATYQQYKGRPFFGLPGYTDGRLLDVRRSTNLDPSWNHITEEVTEYFADVDHRLANGGRIKVSGIYREQDEPSREFGWSDCAVDPITGDTCLVSWKYRSHWKTYGLDAFVATPFEAFGRQHELTVGADYRNVHKNFRYGGGDNADTNLYHPNNNIPKPDYQFTNGNDSKTDQYGLYARTNLRVTDAATIIAGGRFTWWENRTQNRNAYFNQFTNTSDKINGKFTPYLGLVVDLNEQLSAYASYTSIFTPQTVTDVNGQLLDPRTGKQFEIGLKGEFLDKRLNGHAALFRMEDENRSMTDPNNPLFSMAAGKMRSQGFEAEISGSPAPGWDITAGYAYTTTKTLKGTEEQKSQQYAFITPRHTFNLWTKYTFATGTLEGLSLGAGVRSVSSMYRLNGPVKFEQRPYTTVSAQAGYRFNKHLEGTLTVNNLFDKVYYQRVWAAYGSNYYGEPRSVMLNLRATY is encoded by the coding sequence ATGGCGCAATGCCATTTTCATCGTCGGCTGAGCGCCGGCCGTTACGCGCTGCTGTGCGCGCTGTCCATGACTGCCGCCTTGACGGTGCAAGCGCTGGCGCCATCCGCCGCGCACGCGCAGAGCGCGGCCGCGCAAACCTTCGACCTGCCCGCCGGCAGCCTGGCCGATGCGCTCGTGGCGCTGGGCCGGCAGGCGCAATTGCAAGTGCTGTTCAGCCCCGACACGGTGGCCGGCCTGAGCGCCCCCGCCGTCTCCGGCGCCATGACGCCGCAAATCGCGCTGAACCGCCTGCTGGCGCGCAGCGGCCTCGTCGCCGTGCCCAGCGGCTCAGGCTTCGTGGTGCGGCGGCCGGCCGATGCATCCTCCACCGACGCCATCACGCTGGCCCCCGTGACGGTCACCGGCCGCGACCTTACCGTCACCGAAGGCACGGGGTCCTACACCGCCCCCGCCGTCACCATCGGCAAGAACGCGCAAAGCCTGCGCGAGATCCCGCAATCGGTCTCGGTGGTGACACGCCAGCTGCTGGACGACCAGAACTTGACGAACTTGGACGATGCCATGCGCACCGTCACCGGCATCACGGTCGAAGCCAGCAGCATCGGCGGCAACCACGGCAATTTCTACTCGCGCGGCTATGCCCTGGACACGATCCAGGTCGACGGCGTAAACACGCCTGCCAGCACCGGCAGCGACCTTTCCGCAGGTTTCGGACTGGCCATCTACGACCACATCGAAGTGCTGCGCGGACCTTCGGGCCTGTACCAGGGCGCGGGAGACCCCGGCGGTACCGTGAACCTGGTGCGCAAGCGCGCGCAGAAGGAATTCGCCTTCAGCGGCCAGGTCATGACGGGCTCCTGGGACCGCTATTACACCGAGGCCGACATCACCGGCCCCTTGGACAGCGATGGCCGCCTGCGCGGCCGCCTGGTGGCGTCCTATGACGACCGTAAATCCTTCGTCGACGGCGTGTACACCGAGAAGCCGCTGTTCTACGGCACCCTGAGCTTCGATCTGACGCCCGACACCGTCCTGACCGCCGGCGCCACGTACCAGCAATACAAGGGCCGCCCGTTCTTCGGCCTGCCCGGCTACACCGACGGCCGCTTGCTGGACGTGCGCCGTTCCACCAACCTGGACCCCAGCTGGAACCACATCACCGAGGAAGTCACCGAGTACTTCGCCGACGTGGACCACCGCCTGGCCAACGGCGGGCGCATCAAGGTCAGCGGCATCTACCGCGAACAGGACGAGCCCAGCCGCGAGTTCGGCTGGTCCGACTGCGCGGTGGACCCGATAACCGGCGACACCTGCCTCGTCAGCTGGAAGTACCGCAGCCACTGGAAGACCTATGGCCTGGACGCCTTCGTGGCCACGCCCTTCGAAGCCTTCGGCCGCCAGCACGAGCTGACCGTGGGCGCCGACTACCGCAACGTCCACAAGAACTTCCGCTACGGCGGCGGCGACAACGCCGACACCAATCTCTACCACCCCAACAACAACATTCCCAAGCCGGACTACCAGTTCACCAACGGCAACGACAGCAAGACCGATCAGTACGGCCTGTATGCGCGCACCAATCTGCGCGTGACCGACGCGGCCACCATCATCGCCGGCGGCCGCTTCACCTGGTGGGAAAACCGCACGCAGAACCGCAACGCCTACTTCAACCAGTTCACCAACACCAGCGACAAGATCAACGGCAAGTTCACGCCCTACCTGGGCCTGGTCGTGGACCTGAACGAGCAGCTGTCGGCCTACGCCAGCTACACCAGCATCTTCACGCCGCAGACCGTCACCGACGTCAACGGCCAGCTGCTGGACCCGCGCACCGGCAAGCAGTTCGAGATCGGCCTGAAGGGCGAATTCCTGGACAAGCGCCTGAACGGCCACGCCGCGCTGTTCCGCATGGAAGACGAGAACCGCTCGATGACGGACCCGAATAATCCGCTGTTCTCCATGGCTGCGGGCAAGATGCGCAGCCAGGGCTTCGAGGCAGAGATCAGCGGCAGCCCGGCGCCCGGCTGGGACATCACCGCCGGCTATGCCTACACCACCACCAAGACCCTGAAGGGCACGGAAGAACAGAAGTCGCAGCAGTACGCCTTCATCACGCCGCGCCATACCTTCAACCTGTGGACCAAGTACACCTTCGCCACCGGCACGCTGGAAGGCCTGTCGCTGGGCGCGGGCGTGCGCAGCGTCAGCAGCATGTACCGCCTGAACGGTCCGGTGAAGTTCGAACAGCGCCCGTACACCACCGTGTCCGCGCAAGCCGGCTACCGCTTCAACAAGCACCTGGAAGGCACGCTGACGGTGAACAACCTGTTCGACAAGGTCTATTACCAGCGCGTGTGGGCGGCTTACGGCTCGAACTACTACGGCGAGCCGCGCAGCGTGATGCTGAACCTGCGGGCGACGTACTGA
- a CDS encoding glutaredoxin family protein — MLVKALRVGLGQIIVLGDALTRPRPQQRSAQGQATVNTEAAKLSLYQFHACPFCVKTRRAIHKLNAPIALRDAKGDPEARAQLQAGGGKVKVPCLRIDDAAGTRWMYESSDIIAYLEQRFANVA, encoded by the coding sequence ATGCTAGTCAAAGCCCTACGTGTCGGCCTGGGTCAAATCATCGTGCTGGGCGACGCCCTCACGCGGCCCCGCCCGCAACAGCGCTCCGCGCAAGGCCAGGCCACGGTCAACACCGAAGCGGCCAAGCTGTCGCTCTACCAGTTCCACGCCTGCCCGTTCTGCGTCAAGACGCGGCGCGCCATCCACAAGCTCAACGCGCCCATCGCGTTGCGCGACGCCAAGGGCGATCCCGAAGCGCGCGCGCAACTGCAGGCAGGCGGCGGCAAGGTGAAGGTGCCGTGCCTGCGCATCGACGACGCCGCGGGCACGCGCTGGATGTACGAGTCCAGCGACATCATCGCCTACCTTGAACAACGCTTCGCCAACGTAGCCTGA
- a CDS encoding restriction endonuclease yields MWHHLATTQAAEILFPRPECIFCNADMLSCPVDNLWDLNEDAIRKEHDLQVRQNAIYVDGSFLLHRPIMSVPEVVGTAFHCCPVCGWWCVIRELQYETPAKGYSAYQWAAGALTSVLPSPIHSPVEELRNYLCARYSDRFSIEPYQFEKIVTSILKSYRLDVQITSRSNDGGLDVIGIDGSGEAFGVQVKRYRGVIEIEQLRSFVGALVLHGLPQGMFVTTSGFTAGAKSVCQKAELQGIKLSLIDSERLLEMLKIAQIKDFDKEQLPDLADSYSKKIKALNYGYSHHLGSL; encoded by the coding sequence ATGTGGCATCACCTGGCAACTACACAGGCCGCCGAAATTCTCTTTCCCCGGCCAGAATGCATATTCTGTAATGCGGATATGCTCTCCTGCCCGGTTGATAATTTGTGGGACTTGAACGAAGACGCGATTCGAAAAGAGCATGATCTGCAAGTTAGGCAGAACGCAATCTATGTGGATGGCTCTTTTTTATTGCATCGCCCCATTATGTCGGTACCTGAAGTCGTCGGGACGGCCTTTCATTGCTGCCCTGTTTGCGGATGGTGGTGCGTTATCCGGGAGCTTCAATATGAGACGCCTGCTAAGGGGTATTCTGCGTACCAGTGGGCTGCCGGAGCGCTCACTTCAGTGTTGCCATCGCCAATTCATAGCCCGGTTGAGGAGCTAAGGAACTATCTTTGTGCCAGATATAGCGACCGCTTTTCAATAGAGCCATACCAATTTGAAAAAATCGTGACGAGCATCTTGAAGTCTTACAGGCTCGATGTGCAAATAACGAGTCGCTCGAACGACGGTGGGTTGGACGTAATCGGAATCGACGGGTCGGGCGAAGCGTTTGGGGTTCAAGTGAAGCGTTATCGTGGCGTCATCGAAATTGAGCAGCTACGTTCTTTCGTTGGTGCGCTGGTTTTGCATGGTCTTCCGCAGGGAATGTTTGTGACGACGTCGGGCTTCACTGCCGGGGCAAAGTCAGTATGTCAAAAAGCGGAGTTGCAAGGGATTAAACTGAGTCTAATTGATTCGGAGAGGTTGCTCGAAATGTTAAAAATTGCACAAATAAAGGATTTTGACAAAGAGCAATTGCCGGATCTTGCCGATAGCTATTCTAAGAAAATCAAGGCTCTCAATTATGGATACTCTCATCACCTCGGGTCTTTGTAG
- a CDS encoding LysR substrate-binding domain-containing protein — MLKQWPPLNVLRGFEAAARLGSFHKAADELHLTQSAISQQVRSLEDYLGQPLFFRQGRAVSLTDAGWDLLGTTQAMLQQLAAGIRRLDQYRKPNQLIVNTSPAFSRHWLLPRLEAFRALHPEADLWLYTSDAAPDMAKQTIDIALRDDLGPQADCAFRVLVEDRMYPACHPRLLAADARATLHGEREMDWSHWETQGGADVGQHGQGMNFSDPGLLLDAAREGLGMALVSSLLAGRSRRDGSLAALTEQTVRGPKWAWLVHRDSQDDPLTRAFCEWVSEELEASREGGGAAA, encoded by the coding sequence ATGCTTAAGCAATGGCCTCCCCTGAACGTGCTGCGCGGCTTCGAGGCGGCCGCCCGGCTGGGCAGTTTCCACAAGGCGGCCGACGAGTTGCATCTGACGCAGTCGGCGATCAGCCAGCAGGTGCGCAGCTTGGAGGACTATCTGGGCCAGCCGCTGTTCTTCCGCCAGGGACGCGCGGTGTCGTTGACGGATGCGGGCTGGGATCTGTTGGGCACGACGCAGGCGATGCTGCAGCAGTTGGCGGCCGGCATCCGCAGGCTGGATCAGTACCGCAAGCCGAACCAGCTGATCGTGAACACCAGCCCGGCGTTCTCGCGGCACTGGCTGCTGCCCAGGCTGGAGGCCTTCCGCGCCCTGCATCCCGAGGCGGATCTGTGGCTGTACACCAGCGATGCCGCGCCGGACATGGCCAAGCAGACCATCGATATCGCGCTGCGCGACGATCTGGGTCCGCAAGCGGACTGCGCGTTCCGCGTGCTGGTCGAGGACCGCATGTATCCGGCCTGCCATCCTCGCCTGCTAGCGGCGGACGCGCGCGCCACGCTGCATGGCGAGCGAGAGATGGATTGGAGCCATTGGGAAACGCAGGGCGGCGCCGATGTGGGTCAGCATGGCCAGGGCATGAATTTTTCCGACCCCGGCCTGTTGCTGGATGCGGCGCGCGAGGGCCTGGGCATGGCGCTGGTCAGCAGCTTGCTGGCCGGGCGCTCGCGCCGCGACGGCTCGTTGGCGGCGTTGACGGAGCAGACCGTGCGCGGTCCGAAGTGGGCCTGGCTGGTGCATCGGGACAGCCAGGACGATCCGCTGACGCGCGCGTTCTGCGAGTGGGTGTCCGAAGAGCTGGAAGCGTCCCGCGAGGGCGGCGGCGCGGCAGCCTGA
- a CDS encoding SDR family NAD(P)-dependent oxidoreductase — protein sequence MSNLQSMRPVALITGSTSGIGEAIARRLSRDGYAVVVHSRRSAEAGHALARELGEAVYVQADLANDADRVRLVREAVAAWGRLDVLVNNAGISCVIPHADLAAARPDIWHELHEVNVVAPFRLVAEAQAALQAAAAHGRPACVINVSSHAGIRPKGASIPYAATKAALNHVTRLLALSLAPDIRVNAVAPGLVDTPLTADWTQAQQLWRDKAPMRRAASPEDIAQAVSMLVASDYLTGEILLSDGGLNLT from the coding sequence ATGTCCAATCTGCAATCCATGCGTCCTGTTGCCTTGATCACGGGTTCCACCTCAGGCATAGGCGAGGCCATTGCCCGCCGCCTGTCGCGGGACGGTTATGCCGTGGTCGTGCATTCACGCCGTTCGGCTGAAGCCGGCCATGCCTTGGCACGTGAGCTGGGCGAGGCGGTCTATGTGCAGGCGGATCTGGCGAACGATGCCGACCGGGTCCGATTGGTTCGGGAGGCCGTCGCGGCATGGGGGCGGCTGGACGTGCTGGTCAATAACGCCGGAATCAGCTGTGTCATTCCCCACGCGGACCTGGCCGCGGCCAGGCCGGACATCTGGCATGAATTGCATGAGGTCAACGTGGTGGCGCCGTTTCGCCTGGTGGCCGAGGCGCAGGCCGCGTTGCAAGCGGCGGCGGCGCATGGCCGGCCTGCCTGCGTGATCAATGTGAGTTCGCACGCGGGCATCCGGCCCAAAGGCGCTTCCATTCCTTATGCGGCGACCAAGGCGGCGCTCAATCATGTGACGCGTCTGCTGGCGCTTTCACTTGCGCCGGATATCCGGGTGAACGCGGTTGCGCCAGGCCTGGTGGATACGCCTTTGACCGCCGATTGGACACAGGCCCAGCAGTTGTGGCGCGACAAGGCGCCGATGCGCCGGGCGGCCAGTCCCGAGGATATTGCGCAGGCTGTCTCAATGCTCGTCGCGTCGGACTATCTGACCGGCGAGATCCTGCTGTCTGACGGCGGATTGAACCTGACCTAG
- a CDS encoding alpha/beta fold hydrolase produces the protein MTAPVEHRRIPVDNIDTFYRIAGPSDAPALLLPHGYPCSSYEFRNLMPRLADRWRLIAPDYPGAGYSATPEDFDYSFDGYAAFLDRFVLALGLDRYALYLHDFGSPIGARLAIRAPHRVTALIIQNGDVPYEDALGPKYADIEATWALPPAEMRGAIGDSITEASFQEEFLNHVGPEVVDRISPDLWKLHWSLMTPRRKEVAIDLIAGLKQNRAWFAEHRRYLRDHQPPTLIVWGPQDHYMPEASARAYLRDLPDAELHLLEGGGHWLLETHLDEVAVLMRGFLQRVLAA, from the coding sequence ATGACCGCCCCTGTCGAGCACCGCCGCATCCCCGTCGACAACATCGACACCTTCTACCGCATCGCAGGCCCTTCCGACGCGCCTGCCCTCCTGCTGCCTCACGGCTACCCCTGTTCTTCGTACGAGTTCCGCAACCTGATGCCTCGCCTGGCCGATCGCTGGCGCCTGATCGCGCCCGACTATCCTGGCGCCGGCTACAGCGCCACGCCCGAGGACTTCGATTACAGCTTCGACGGTTATGCGGCCTTTCTGGATCGCTTTGTCCTGGCGCTGGGCCTGGACCGCTATGCGCTCTACCTGCACGACTTCGGCTCACCCATCGGGGCGCGGTTGGCGATCCGTGCGCCTCATCGGGTGACGGCGCTGATCATTCAGAATGGCGACGTTCCCTACGAGGACGCCTTGGGGCCCAAATATGCGGACATCGAAGCCACCTGGGCGCTGCCGCCCGCGGAGATGCGCGGCGCCATAGGCGACAGCATTACTGAAGCAAGCTTCCAGGAGGAATTCCTGAACCATGTCGGGCCGGAGGTTGTCGACCGCATTTCCCCGGATCTATGGAAGCTGCATTGGTCGCTGATGACGCCGCGCCGCAAGGAGGTTGCCATCGACTTGATTGCCGGCCTGAAGCAAAACCGCGCGTGGTTTGCGGAGCACCGGCGGTATCTAAGGGATCACCAGCCGCCTACGCTGATTGTCTGGGGGCCGCAGGATCACTACATGCCAGAAGCTTCCGCCCGCGCCTATCTGCGGGATTTGCCGGATGCTGAACTGCACCTATTGGAGGGTGGCGGCCATTGGTTGTTGGAGACGCATCTGGATGAGGTGGCTGTGCTGATGCGGGGATTTCTGCAACGGGTGCTGGCGGCATGA
- a CDS encoding sugar O-acetyltransferase translates to MANDDRSLIIPRRTPESAAMTANIKRAMTITAALNRLTFNDAAEVRALFSELIGKTVDDSFLLIPPFYTTGGPDISVGRNVFVNQNCTFYDLGGLSIADDVMIGPNVSLITSGHPIEPSRRRDFVTAKPIVIERNVWIAAGVTVIGGVTVGENSVVAAGSVVTKDVPANSLVGGNPARVIRSIAE, encoded by the coding sequence ATGGCAAATGACGACCGCAGCCTGATCATTCCCAGAAGAACGCCCGAATCAGCAGCCATGACGGCCAACATCAAACGCGCGATGACGATCACCGCCGCCCTCAACCGCCTGACCTTCAACGACGCCGCTGAAGTCCGCGCCTTGTTCAGCGAGCTGATCGGCAAGACGGTCGATGACAGCTTCCTGTTGATTCCGCCGTTCTATACGACCGGTGGCCCCGATATCAGCGTCGGGCGCAACGTCTTCGTCAATCAGAACTGCACCTTCTATGACCTGGGCGGGTTGAGCATTGCCGATGACGTGATGATCGGGCCGAACGTGAGCCTTATCACGTCCGGCCATCCTATCGAACCTTCGCGGCGTCGTGACTTCGTCACGGCGAAGCCCATTGTGATCGAGAGGAATGTCTGGATCGCGGCGGGTGTGACCGTTATTGGTGGCGTGACTGTGGGAGAGAACTCGGTGGTCGCGGCGGGTTCGGTGGTCACCAAGGATGTGCCCGCGAATTCGCTGGTGGGCGGGAATCCGGCCAGGGTGATTCGGTCGATTGCTGAATAA
- a CDS encoding Fic family protein, which produces MPPALAQALADEGRMQGQQPAGTYARRVLEPLLLDLSWSSSRLEGNRYSLLAAQELFKRGAAATDLDAIMLLNHKAAIEFMIDAVPMHGLTSAIIGNLHAILMQHLLPNTKGLGHIRQTVVNISGTTYLPIQAPALLQEIFDHILEKARLIKNPVEAAFFLWVNLAYLQPFEDGNKRTSRLSANIPLMLYNSAPLSFLDVEAQDYAYAMMGVYERGDVALAVDLFTWSYRRSIRKYAIPLDAAACRIPFACDSEKS; this is translated from the coding sequence TTGCCTCCCGCCCTGGCCCAAGCCTTGGCCGACGAAGGCCGCATGCAGGGGCAGCAGCCTGCCGGCACTTACGCGCGCCGCGTGCTGGAACCGCTGTTGCTGGACCTGTCCTGGTCGTCTTCGCGGCTGGAAGGCAATCGGTACTCGCTGCTGGCCGCGCAAGAGCTCTTCAAACGCGGCGCGGCAGCCACTGATCTGGACGCGATCATGCTGCTCAACCACAAGGCCGCCATCGAGTTCATGATCGATGCGGTGCCCATGCACGGCCTGACGTCCGCAATCATCGGCAACCTCCACGCGATCCTGATGCAGCACCTGTTGCCCAACACCAAAGGCTTGGGTCATATCCGCCAGACCGTGGTCAATATCAGCGGCACGACCTACCTGCCCATCCAGGCGCCCGCGCTACTGCAGGAGATTTTCGATCACATCCTGGAGAAGGCGCGACTGATCAAGAACCCCGTGGAAGCGGCATTCTTTCTCTGGGTGAACCTTGCCTATCTGCAGCCCTTCGAGGACGGCAACAAACGCACCAGCCGCTTGTCGGCCAATATTCCGTTGATGCTCTACAACTCCGCGCCGCTGTCCTTCCTGGATGTGGAGGCACAAGACTATGCCTACGCCATGATGGGCGTCTACGAACGCGGCGACGTGGCGCTGGCGGTGGATCTTTTCACCTGGTCCTATCGGCGCTCGATCCGCAAATACGCCATTCCGCTCGATGCGGCGGCGTGCCGGATTCCGTTCGCCTGCGATTCCGAGAAAAGCTGA